The DNA region AAAATAAATGGAATAATGAATTAGCAAAGGGCGATGTAAACGTCAAGGTTAAGATTAAAATTGGCGGGATGGGAACGATTAAGTAACACGAATTCAACTGGAATTCGTACTGAAATTGCAAGTACCTTCTATTTTAGAAGTGGAAATGTCTTTAATAGGGGTTCCGCCCCATCACAATCAAGCTAAGAAAAGCAAATACCCCAAAACGAGAAAATTGGCATCTCCAGGTGAAAAGGTACAATTTTTTATTTTGGGGTGCTATAAAATTTTTAAGTTGATGGACATGGGGTCACCATATCAAAAAAAGAAAATTGTACGTTTAGACATAAAAATGACACATTTCGATTAGTTCTCTGTACGTTAAGGAATTAGTTTGTATATTTGAGGAGATGTACGAGACAGATGTGAATTTAGGGGGATCCAATATTTTCTATTCAAATATGATAGAATAGAAGTATATGCAAAACGGAGGAAAAACAAATGAACTCAAACACAAAACAGTTTATAAATGATATCCAGCAAAGAAAGAACAATTATATAGAAAATGTATTAATAGCAATACAACACCCTAAAAAAGAGCAATCTGAACAGGTCATTCAAAATATAGTAGAGAAGATGGATATGATGATTAGTTTAGTTACTACTTATATGAGGATTGAATTAGGATCTACGGAAGAATTAGAAGCACTTCAGGAAGAAATCATTCATGCTCAAGCATATATTCAAAAACGAAAATTTGAAGAAACACAGAGATAAAACCCTGTATTTTTATTTGGGCGTCTATGACGCCAATCTGTTATAAATCAAACTAGATGTAATTTGATCATTGTTTTGGCATAATCCATACAATTTGCGGCACCTTATCTTCAGTGAGCAAATGATCTGGTTTCACATTCTTTAACTTTCCTCTTACATTACCTCTTACAGTTTCAATAACCACATGTTTACCAATTACCGATTGTAATGTCTGATATACGTAGGGATTAGGTACACTTACCATATCTTGTTCACTAAAGTCATTTGCCTCTAAATAACTCATTCTATAGGACTCCTTTCTAACTTACATTTTTCCTCTTAATATATGATATAAATCTTATAACTATGCTAGAAGGATAATTCATTATAGGAACGAAAATAACATTTTAATAAGGTGCGTTTTCTATTCCTAAATTGCTAAAAAATTATTTATATAAGGTTACTTTTACTAGTTAATAGGTGATTATATAGGGATATTTTGAATGTACATCCAGGCTGTTCCTTTCAAGATATGTATCATTTTAAATACGCCCTTTATTAGAATAGTGCTCATACATTTTTTGAGATTCTTTAGTAATACGTGCGTTAAGTAAAATTGCTAACAATAAAAACACTCCATATTTTCCCCCTGTAGCTCCTATGATAATCACACTACTACAAACAAGCACAATTAATAGGATAAACGAAACTAAATAAATACAGTCATAATTCTTTGACATTTTCTCGTATTTTATGCGTTCTTTCCTTGCATCCATCTAAATTATCCATTTCACTATAAAATAAATCCCTACCTTAAAAAGAAAAATCTGTCCATTTAAATAATTAGTTTGTTTTTTTAGCAACTAATGTATATAACATGAAAAGAAATCCTACCAATATTAAGCTTTCCACTATGATAATCCCGACCCTCTCCTTCCTTTTAACCCCCAACACATCAGATGAAAATTATGTATATCCCATATTAACTGCAGCAAACAAAAAGGATCTTCCCTTCTCGTAAAGGCTGATCCTTTTCTTCGTTCATTCAACTATTTCTAGCTATTCTTGATTAATTAGAATAACAGCTGGTCCATCTACACGAATTCCACCAACTTCGATTTTTTCATAAGGCTCAACTGTAATAGAAATGACCCCTTCCCGCTTCTTTAATTCATTACTTAATTCTTTTGTTAACATTTTTTTCATGTGTGCACTCCTTCTTACTGCTTAATTTATTAGTGTTATGTAAATGAAATTAAAAATGGTTTCCTGGTCTGGAAACCATTTTTTGTAGTTGACCATATGGTGTTACCAGTTCGTTTATCAATTTTACGTAAAGAAGAGATAAACAATTACCTATTCACTGTCTCAGTAGATGTAAGGAACTCTTAAAGAGATAGCGGTGAGATCGATTGTTTTTTCTTCTAGAAATAATGACTTAGATAATATATTACCTAAAACAATGAAAGCCCTACCTCTCTTTCATCCTTACGGATCCTTGTCCGTGCCAGTGTGAATCAGGATTGCAAAAATCAAGTGACTATTTAATCGAGTTATTTGATGCAACTTCGAACGTTCGTAAAAGAAATTTAAAAATAAAAATGGATTAGATTGAAGTAATAACAAAAGAGGTTCCTACTCTAAAAGTGAGCTGAAGAAGTTGAATGTCTTTGAAATGATTTACTTTTAATAATAATCATATTCCCGAAAAATTCAGGATATTTTCGGGGGATGTAATACATTATCTATAATGAATCTTAACAGAAACTTTTTATTTGATTTTCAGTGATTCCTTTAATTAATCCTAGTTCACTAATCAAAAATTCATGTGCGTTATCCAACATTTTTTTTTCGCTTGTATTAAGTGCCTTTTCTTTCTTCATACGCATTAAATCACGTACAACTTCAGCACCTTCTTGTATTTCACCCGTTTTTATTTTGTCCGTGTTCACTTTATACCTTTGTTTCCACGGCAATAATCTATCTGATTCTCCATGCTGAAAAATGTGTATAATGTGTTTTAATGCAAGTATATCAGTAACTGGGCGTATACTCGAACTCAATATTTTACCCATAGGAATCATGACTTGCATATTACTGATTGACATTTTTATAACATAATACCGTTGTTTTTCCCCTGAGAATTCTTTTTCTTCTATGGCTTCAATTATACCTGCTCCGTGCATTGGATAAACAATGTTATCGCCAATTTGAAACATATAATCCACCTCCATATATGGTAACCTTGTTAAGCTTAACATATATGTGATTTTTTATCAAATATTTAATAATATCATAAATTTATTTTTAGTGTCAATATCTTTTTCTTCAAAAATAAAATTTAGTAAAAACAGCACCAAATTTATAGGGAGCGTGTCGGATTTCGAATAAAGGGAAGGGGGATTTTCCCGCGTATATTCTGAAACCTTTACTAATTAACGTAGATCAGTTTTCCCTTGAAAACGACCAAATCGATCCCGTATTTTTTTCAATCTTGTTTGGTACTCCAAAATCTCAATTCTTGCTTTTTCAGCTAGAGGTGCAATTGGTCTTAAATCTTTTAACCCCCAATAATCAACCACTACATCAAGTACTTGATCAAAATATTGTAGCGGTCCATAGTTAGCTTCTTTTGCAATCACAGCCATTCTATTTTCAAAATCAGGCATGACAGCACCTGGCATTTTAAAATTCATAATTACATTGGCAATATGATAGCAATAATTAGGTTCCAATTCCAAATGTGTTCGAATGACTTCTCGATAAAACGCATAATGAAGAGTTTCATCTTTTGCAAGACGGCGTAATAATGTAGCAAGATCTGGATCATGCTTACTTGCAACCTTAGCTACATTATTGTAAAACACCATCGTTGCAAGTTCTTGTAGCGTCGTATACGTCATTGCTTCGATTGGTGTGTGAAAATCGGGCTCAAATCCCCCCTCAACGACTGACTTTCTTAATTCATGTAATCGTTTGGGATTCACACTTCGAGTGAGTAGTAAATATGTCTCCAATAAATTCGAATGTTGATCCTCTTCTGAAGTCCAAGTATGAATAAAGTCTGTAATAACAGAAAGGGACCCTTTAAAAGTCGCAGATAAATACGTTGTAAACCATGGTAAATTCACTTCTGTTAATAAAGCTGTTTCAATGGCCGTAATTACACCAGAAGGAAGAGTAACTTGACTTTCATCCCAAGGAACTCTTTTAAAGTCCATTCCCTTATCCCATGGTAAAAACTCATGATAACCCCAGTCTATCTTCTGCGCTCTTATTTTATGTTGTTCATACAGTTCTTTTAAACGTGGTTCTAATCGGAAATCTAAATCATTTGTTAGCATATATAAGTGCCCCCTTTTCTTATCATAGATAGTCATTCTATTTTTACATTCATTTTTATCCTTAAAAATTTTCTACAAATAAATATTACTTTCCTTTTTTTAAGTCAAACATAACAAATTTGTAACAAAACTCTTTAAGAGCACTATATTTTTATATGATTTTTTCAAATCAAAAGGGGAACCGTTACATATATTGTCCTTTTTTATAAAAGGGGTTCTGAGGCATACGGTATGTTGCTTAGCCTAGATAAAAAAACGATCATCAGTAAATAGAGAATAACATTCATGGATGAAGATACTCGTCATGTTGTAAATCTTGGTGATTGTAAAAAGGTGCATGCCCATAAAGAATCGTTTTTTGGTCATCTGAAAGATGAAGCACATATAAAACCTTGCGAGTCTTTTATTGAATTAAAACAAGAGATTAAGAAATATATGACGTACTATAATCATTATAGATATCAATGGAATTTAAAAAAGATGACTCCTGTTGGATACAGAAATCACCTTCTTGATGTTGCCTAACTTTTTTTAAAAATGTCCTTTACAAAGGGTACAAATTAATTTGAAGATGTCTTTTTATTCACTGCACTGAGTCACAATTATTTTAGTACCTTTTAAATTTGCGACCAAAAATAATTACCATACCTGCAAGAACCATCAATATGCCCAATGCTGCACTGTTATTTGTACTTGCACCCGTTTTTGGAAGCTCTTTATATGTATCTTCTTTTTTATCAGAAGTACTATTGATTGAGATATTACTGTTACCAGTATCAGAGCCATTGCTGTTGTTAGTACCAGTAATGCCATTATCAGCACCATTACCGTTGTCTTTATCTTTCACAACCACTTTTTGTATTGTAGTTACCTCATTACCACCGGAGTCACGAACAAGGAATTTTACTTCGTAAGTACCAGTTTTAGATGTATCTACTTCACCAAATTGTATTACTTTATCAGTAATATCGCCATCTTCTTTATCAATAGCTTTAACCCCAGACATTGGATCGAATTTATCTCCAACTGTTACTGTAGTTTCTGAAGGTACAGTTAACTCAGGCCCTTGAATTTCAACAGGTTTTTCTTTTTCTTTAACTGTTACAGTTTGTGTTTGAGTTCCCAAATGACCTGCAGAATCTTTAACTGTGTAAGTTAAAACATACGTTCCCGGTTTAGTAGTATCTACATTACCTTTATATTTGACTTTGCTTGTTAAATTGCCATCTTCTTTATCGGTAGCAGACACTCCTGACATTGGGTCAAACGTATCTCCTACATGGAACGTAGTTGTAAATGGTACTTTTAACACCGGAGCTTGGTCTTCCGAAGGTTTTTCTGCCGCTTTAACAATTACAGTACGTAATTTAATTACTCGATGACCTTTAGAATCCTCCACAACATACTTGATTTTGTAAGTACCTTCTTTATCAGTACCTTGGTCTCCGCTATATGTTACTTTAGAAGTGATATCACCATCTTCTTTATCGATAGCTTTAACTCCACCCATTGGGTCGAATTGATCACCAACTGTTAATACTGTTTCCTCCGGTACTGTTAACTCTGGCTCTTTGTCTTCAGCAGGTTTTTCTTTAACTGTTATAGTTTGTGTTTGAGTTGCCAAATGACCTGCAGAATCTTTAACTGTGTATGTAATCGTGTAATTGCCAGGTGTATTTGTATCTACATAACCTTCATATTTTACTTCCGACGTAATGTCACCATCTTCTTTATCCGTAGCACTTACATCTTTCATTGGATAGAATTTATCTCCTTCAGTAATTGTCGTTTCTGAAGGTACTTTTAGTACTGGCGCTTCATCTTTTGTTTCTTCTTTCTCTTTAACCGTTACTGTTTGTTTTGCAGTTACTTTATGACCTTTAGAGTCTTTAACTGTGTAAGTTAAAACATACGTACCCGGTTTAGTAGTATCTACTTTACCGTCAACTGTTACTTTAGAAGTAAGATCTCCGTCTTCTTTATCAGTAGCAGACACTCCTGACATTGGGTCAAACGTATCTCCTACATTCATTGTTGCTCCAACAGGTACTGTTAATTTCGGTTCCATATCTGGAGTTTCTCCGTTTTCTTCTACAATTACAGGTTTAGAATCAGTTGCTTCCCAAATAGGAGCGGCTAAAAGTGGGTAATTCAACTCTTCTATTTTTTGTCTTGTTTCTGACGATGCCATAAGTCCCCATTTATCAAAGAACGGAAGTAAATTTTGTTTTGCAACCTTGGATGTATTGTAAATAAATGCTTGCATTTTCTCGTCACTCGTTTGAGGAAGCTCTTCTTTCGGGATTGCACGGTATAATTGATGTAATTTCGGATAAAATTCTTCTCCAAAAGCTAAGTCTAATTGCCAAAACATTGCTACTTTCACAAAAACATCATTAATTTTATTATAATCTTTTTCGGATTGAGGCTTATTTAAATAAGTAAACGCTTTGTCATATGTTCCGCCTTCTAATCTCGATTTATTTCCAAAAGCCCGTTGTACGGACAGACTATAAATATTTGTAGTAACTTCTGATAATCCATCCCACATCCACGGAAGTTGTTGCCTTTGATGTCCCATTTCATGCCAAGGGCCCCATCCATTTTCAGTGAAGTCTTTTACGTTTAGTACATGTTGAATCGCATCTCCCACATATGCTGTTCTACCAGGATACGCATACATATAATAATCAGAGCGATTATCTTCTACAAAGTGCACATAATGCTTGTCCGCTTCTGCTTCAGACAAACCAGAAACTCGGTCTTGAATTTTGATAGCTTCATCTAATTTTTGTAAGAGTTGTACAGGATCTGTGTTAGAGCCTATTAAATATTTTTTCACTCTTGCAGGACTTGCGGTTATGAGTGACCGGTCCCCTTTTAGTTCTACCGCATGGGCATCAGGATATTTATTTAGCATGTCTACTAAATCTTGTTGCGTATGTTTTCCTAACTCAAACAGAGGGGTAGTTGTTCCGCCTGTTTTTATCTCCGCTTTTACTGTTCCACTTTGCCCAGGATTATAAAAATAAATCATTCCGCCATTTGGGGATTCAATTGTATTTTCTCCTGGTTTTAAAGTGAACGACTTTATGAGCGAATCTTCATTCCATGCACCATCGTATGAGTATGTTCCTATATAAGCTCGAATAGTCTGTGTTCCTTCTACTTGAATGGTTATTTTTTCATTGGGACTTGCATATAGTCCAGTTGGTTCATAGGTACTAAATCTAAACCATCGTCGATCCATATCTCTAATTTTCTCTGCATCACCCTTGCCTGGGACATAAAAAACGTGTTCAGTCGTTACTTGTTGTTCCTCAGCTGCAACTTTTGTGATTCCTGTTATTCCTCCTATAAATGGAGAAGCAAGTACGTTTACAGCTATCAATGTTTTGATGGCTATTCCTTGCTGTCTTTTTTTCGTATCTTTTTTCATTTTGCATCACAATCCTTTCTGTAGTTTTACAAGTTTAATAGTTCTATACATATTAAGAAGTTTTATATAAACATTTTCACATTAGTAAAATATAAGATATAAGTATAAATTGAGGAATCGGCCAGGGCCTCTTCATGCTTGGTACAAGCTGAAAACAAAGAGAGAAGGTGAGTGCAGGTCACCTTTTGTTCTGAGTGGTAGGGATTTGTATGCCAAAAATACTTACCCTTAATAGTAAAGAAAATTCTGAAAAATATTCTTCTACAAAGTTTTTCTATGGTCTGTTTTCCATTCTTTTTTGTCACTTTGAGTTTAACATCCACTATATAATATGACAATTAAAATATGACATTTTTCGTTAAATATCGACAAAAAATTCCTTCATCACATCTTTTGATTGGATGAAGAAATAAACAAATATAGTAATTCTTTTAAGTATCGTATGTGAGTTAATTGGTTTTGATGGGCATGTGATGTGACCCCACATCCATCAACTTAAGAAAAGTAAACACCCCCAAGACGAAAAAATGAGCTGACTTCTTAAAATAACTAACTGGAGAGAAATTTTTTTAATTTAGGGGGTACTTCAAAATCTTAGCTTGATGGCGATGTGGTGATACCCTATTTTTACTTATAAAGTCTTACAAAACTGTCACCTTTATGTAAGGATATTAGATAGTTTAACTATTATTTCAATGTGATAATAAAAATATAAGAAATACATAAAAAATATATTATACAGAGGTAACCATACGATGATTGTAAAACTAGCATTTATACTTTTTGGAGTAGTCTTAGTATTATGGGGTATATATAGTACGAAAACATATGAATCATTTTTAGACAAACTCACTGGAATAGGACAGTTATTAGGCGGAATTACATGCATAATTGCTGGGATTTTATCCTTTATAATTAAATAATTTATAAAGGAGTAGCTCCAGCCTTACTAACCTATAAATCACTTGTTTTGTATCAAACAATCCTTACATACGGAGGTTTTAAAATGAAAAAATATATTTTAACTTTAATACCATTTATCCTAGGGATAGGGTGTGTAGTTAGTTATAATACTATCGGATCTAAAGTTGCATCGGATGGTACTCTTGTCGAACCATTCTATTTACTACCAATGGGTTATTCATTTTTAGCTATCGGTATAATTAGTCTTTTTGTAAGTAAAATTAAAAAAGTTAATAAATAGACTAAAAAAGAGCCTTAATACGGCTCTTTTTTAAAATCTCGTGAAAAGTTATTTTTTATGGTTTTCCCATTGTATTTGGGTATGAGGCAGCTATTGGGGTTGTTAGTGTTAATAAAAGTCATACAAGAACTGGGTTTTTTTCTCAATTTTTAGATATCCCTCAAACAATTATTCATTATATTGCTCAAAAAAACTTTTAACCGATATCTACTGTGGATTTTGAATAAAGTCTGATTGTTTATAATAAAGATTGATTAAACTTTATTTCAAAGCAACACTAAAAGTGCTCCTAAAGGCGATACTGATTTTATTGCTCTGACAACTTTTCCTTCTAAAAAATCTGATACGCATAAATCATTATTTTGAGCACATAAAAAAAAGACTGTAGCAAACATATAAAGTATGTTTGCTACAGTCTCTATTAATCTTTCAACTAGTTATTATATAATTTTATTTCTGAAGCTGAGGCAAATCCACCGTATCCTGATACCACTTCAAGCTTTACATATTGTGCATCTACTTTACTGAAACTTGCATTCTTCGTAAGTTTATTATTTTCCCATTTTCCAGTAGCAACCTTTATAAAATTAACTCCATCCAAACTTGTGTATATATTATAACTAGTTATGTTACCGTTATTATTGCTATCTTGTCTGGGAGCATAAGTTAATTTCGATATACTAGTAATTTCATTAAGCTTTATCGTAATGTATGGAGCTTTATCACTTCCATCCCATAACGTATGCCACATTGTCGAAGAGTTTCCATCAATTGCATTTGCACCAGCATTACCTTTTGCATCTTGTTGACTTGAGAAACCTGCAACCGATAAACTTGTGCGTGGTATTAATCCTACTACAGCAGTATCAGTAAACTTTAAGTTAACAGCATCACTTGCTGGATTTGAACCAACAGCAAACTTTCTAACGGTTAACGTAACATTTCCTGTTAAATCCGGTAAATTAGGAGAAGCTGGATTATATTTTGTCCAATGTGAACCTTGATCGATGCTGAATTCCATCGTACCGTCTAGACCAAAAATTAAGTTCTCATCATCATTTGAAGAAACATTCACTTTACCAGATTTTCCAATTGGAATTAATAAAGGTTGCGTCGTTCCAATCACTCTTGTTAAAATACCATTCGTTGAATTGATTGCTGATAATTCTTCATTGCTAAGAAGCATATCATTGCTTGTAGCAGCTTTATACGTTTTTCCCCCATCGATACTGTATTCCGTATCCGGTTTAATCCCCATTAATTTCCCTGCATTTACTCCATCAAAACTAAAAGTAGCAAGGTACAGCCCTAAACTTGGCATTTGGGCTTTTATATTATTAGCTACTTGCTTCTCATTAACATTTGTTATTGTGGAGAATGCATTTAATATATTTAAAGTATATTGCTGAAGCTTAGCTCTATCACCTGTATTAAGAACATGGCTTCTAATTTGAGTAAGAAGATCCATCATCGGTCTTGGCTCATTAGCAAAAGCAGAAACTATACTGTTATTTAATTCTTGCCACTCAGCATCTGTTACATTTGGATTTTGTAACATGAGAGAAACGTAATCTTTCCATACTAAAACATTAATTGGTAGAATATTCGTAGCTGTTTTATAAATTGCACTTTTCTTATCTGATGAAGACATCGCTTTCGCTAACCAGCGTAATCGCTCTGATTGATCTAGTTTTACTGAATCACGTTCAGCATTTTCAAATAATAATATGTTCGGTACTTGATTTTTCAAACTATTATCTGTCCAAGGAATAACAGTTACATCATGACGGCCCGATTCTCCCCATCCAGATATATCATTTCCTAAATTCCAAGAAGATGGTTTGTCATTCCATATGAGTGCACAATGTCCAGGCTGTGTAACAGGCATAGCTGCTACACCAAAGGCTTGACTTACTTGCACACCAAACTTTGAAATACCACCGCATACCGCACCATTTCTGTAAATTGAGGAAAGGTTCCAACCTAAACCATAGAATGCATCATTTCCAGCTTGAACGCTAACTCCATCTTTGTTGTTTGTTACATACTGAATCAAATATGCACTTGTTCCTATCTTATCTTGACTTTTCAATTCGGGATGTTCCGTATTAATCATTTTTCTTGCCCAAGTTAAATCTTCTTCTGGTGACCAAGTATTCACTACTAACCTTAAATGCCAAACATCATATGTTCTAAAGCAAGGAAGTAACTCATTATTTTGATCTGCTGATTTATAATGTTGATACCTCGTTAATGGATTAATAGGTGTATTATTTGTCCAATATTTTATAGGTTCAGCATGAGCTAACGATGTAGCTATCGCTAATTTCAAATACAAGCCTTCATGAGAATCTGCATCCGTATTCCATATTGTATTCCATATCTCAAGTGCATTTACTGGATTTTTTCCAGTTGGACTACCTCCTTCAAGAAACGTATTCATTACATCTGTATTTTTCATAACCCAATTAAGAAAATTTTGATGCGCAGCATCTTTTTTAGCGAATGTATTCATTGCTGCAGCACCTGTTTGTGAGATCAATTGCCACTGAGCCAAAGCTGCTGCAAATCCTGGGTCTGCAAGCTTATTCTGTAAACCCGTTCCAGTGATATTTCCAATATTTACATTCAGATACGTTGTGAGATAACTCAAATGACCCTCAAAATTACCATTTGCAATTGCCTGATCTGTCTTTTGGTTCAATGTTTCTAGATTGAATGTTTCTTGATTGGATGGCACCGTTGCAGCTGAAACTTTTGTATACGGAATCGTAGCAACACTCCCTAAAATAATTGGCATAGTTAATAATAAAGATGAAATCTTTTTCAAAATAAGTCCCCCTTGTTTTGTTTTTGACCTTTGACTGCTGCATTATCTTCCTTTATATAAAATAATTCCCCACACCTAAAGGCATGAGGAATTAAACAGCCAACATGAATAAAATTTGGTAGTTTCCTAACCTTTCGGCAACTGGCTGACATAGTGCAATGCACCTTAGTCCCTATAGCTTTGCGCCATTAGCTTTCACTAATTTTGCCTTTATCGAATTTCATTATCGGATGGAATCATAACAAAATTCAAAATATATTTATATATTTTGAAACTTATTAAATCAAATTTCATTTAATAATGTGGTAATCCTTAATTAAGGAAAAAATTCTTCTATAGTTTTTTTACCACTAGTTATTATCGTTACGGTTCATCGTGTTACATCTAAAATGATAAATAAAACTTTCACGAAAAAAAACGACTTGAATCATAATAATTCGTTTTTTTTCCGTAGGATAGAAAGACGAA from Bacillus mycoides includes:
- a CDS encoding CarD family transcriptional regulator, with the protein product MFQIGDNIVYPMHGAGIIEAIEEKEFSGEKQRYYVIKMSISNMQVMIPMGKILSSSIRPVTDILALKHIIHIFQHGESDRLLPWKQRYKVNTDKIKTGEIQEGAEVVRDLMRMKKEKALNTSEKKMLDNAHEFLISELGLIKGITENQIKSFC
- a CDS encoding discoidin domain-containing protein, whose protein sequence is MKKISSLLLTMPIILGSVATIPYTKVSAATVPSNQETFNLETLNQKTDQAIANGNFEGHLSYLTTYLNVNIGNITGTGLQNKLADPGFAAALAQWQLISQTGAAAMNTFAKKDAAHQNFLNWVMKNTDVMNTFLEGGSPTGKNPVNALEIWNTIWNTDADSHEGLYLKLAIATSLAHAEPIKYWTNNTPINPLTRYQHYKSADQNNELLPCFRTYDVWHLRLVVNTWSPEEDLTWARKMINTEHPELKSQDKIGTSAYLIQYVTNNKDGVSVQAGNDAFYGLGWNLSSIYRNGAVCGGISKFGVQVSQAFGVAAMPVTQPGHCALIWNDKPSSWNLGNDISGWGESGRHDVTVIPWTDNSLKNQVPNILLFENAERDSVKLDQSERLRWLAKAMSSSDKKSAIYKTATNILPINVLVWKDYVSLMLQNPNVTDAEWQELNNSIVSAFANEPRPMMDLLTQIRSHVLNTGDRAKLQQYTLNILNAFSTITNVNEKQVANNIKAQMPSLGLYLATFSFDGVNAGKLMGIKPDTEYSIDGGKTYKAATSNDMLLSNEELSAINSTNGILTRVIGTTQPLLIPIGKSGKVNVSSNDDENLIFGLDGTMEFSIDQGSHWTKYNPASPNLPDLTGNVTLTVRKFAVGSNPASDAVNLKFTDTAVVGLIPRTSLSVAGFSSQQDAKGNAGANAIDGNSSTMWHTLWDGSDKAPYITIKLNEITSISKLTYAPRQDSNNNGNITSYNIYTSLDGVNFIKVATGKWENNKLTKNASFSKVDAQYVKLEVVSGYGGFASASEIKLYNN
- a CDS encoding DUF3955 domain-containing protein, whose product is MKKYILTLIPFILGIGCVVSYNTIGSKVASDGTLVEPFYLLPMGYSFLAIGIISLFVSKIKKVNK
- a CDS encoding DUF2642 domain-containing protein, which translates into the protein MSYLEANDFSEQDMVSVPNPYVYQTLQSVIGKHVVIETVRGNVRGKLKNVKPDHLLTEDKVPQIVWIMPKQ
- a CDS encoding acyl-ACP desaturase; translation: MLTNDLDFRLEPRLKELYEQHKIRAQKIDWGYHEFLPWDKGMDFKRVPWDESQVTLPSGVITAIETALLTEVNLPWFTTYLSATFKGSLSVITDFIHTWTSEEDQHSNLLETYLLLTRSVNPKRLHELRKSVVEGGFEPDFHTPIEAMTYTTLQELATMVFYNNVAKVASKHDPDLATLLRRLAKDETLHYAFYREVIRTHLELEPNYCYHIANVIMNFKMPGAVMPDFENRMAVIAKEANYGPLQYFDQVLDVVVDYWGLKDLRPIAPLAEKARIEILEYQTRLKKIRDRFGRFQGKTDLR
- a CDS encoding BC1881 family protein; the protein is MKKMLTKELSNELKKREGVISITVEPYEKIEVGGIRVDGPAVILINQE
- a CDS encoding immunoglobulin-like domain-containing protein; translation: MKKDTKKRQQGIAIKTLIAVNVLASPFIGGITGITKVAAEEQQVTTEHVFYVPGKGDAEKIRDMDRRWFRFSTYEPTGLYASPNEKITIQVEGTQTIRAYIGTYSYDGAWNEDSLIKSFTLKPGENTIESPNGGMIYFYNPGQSGTVKAEIKTGGTTTPLFELGKHTQQDLVDMLNKYPDAHAVELKGDRSLITASPARVKKYLIGSNTDPVQLLQKLDEAIKIQDRVSGLSEAEADKHYVHFVEDNRSDYYMYAYPGRTAYVGDAIQHVLNVKDFTENGWGPWHEMGHQRQQLPWMWDGLSEVTTNIYSLSVQRAFGNKSRLEGGTYDKAFTYLNKPQSEKDYNKINDVFVKVAMFWQLDLAFGEEFYPKLHQLYRAIPKEELPQTSDEKMQAFIYNTSKVAKQNLLPFFDKWGLMASSETRQKIEELNYPLLAAPIWEATDSKPVIVEENGETPDMEPKLTVPVGATMNVGDTFDPMSGVSATDKEDGDLTSKVTVDGKVDTTKPGTYVLTYTVKDSKGHKVTAKQTVTVKEKEETKDEAPVLKVPSETTITEGDKFYPMKDVSATDKEDGDITSEVKYEGYVDTNTPGNYTITYTVKDSAGHLATQTQTITVKEKPAEDKEPELTVPEETVLTVGDQFDPMGGVKAIDKEDGDITSKVTYSGDQGTDKEGTYKIKYVVEDSKGHRVIKLRTVIVKAAEKPSEDQAPVLKVPFTTTFHVGDTFDPMSGVSATDKEDGNLTSKVKYKGNVDTTKPGTYVLTYTVKDSAGHLGTQTQTVTVKEKEKPVEIQGPELTVPSETTVTVGDKFDPMSGVKAIDKEDGDITDKVIQFGEVDTSKTGTYEVKFLVRDSGGNEVTTIQKVVVKDKDNGNGADNGITGTNNSNGSDTGNSNISINSTSDKKEDTYKELPKTGASTNNSAALGILMVLAGMVIIFGRKFKRY